A segment of the Canis lupus dingo isolate Sandy chromosome 15, ASM325472v2, whole genome shotgun sequence genome:
AACAAGTTTCCACCATATGGGGTCGTGGAGGGATCTTACACTCCAGCACTCACGTTTCATTTAGGTTTAGAACTTAGCTGAAAACAGAAGTCTGAAAACGAGGAACCGAGAACTCACATTTCaacttttgagaataaaaattcATGAACGTACCTTTTGTTGAATTCCAGCTTAAGTGATTTTTATGTACATCTTGCAGCTGATGAAAGGCAAAAAGCAACCAATCTGCAGTGATTAGCCTGCTTCTTTTAAGACTACGGGTCATCTACCCCAGGATTTTCTAAATGAACAAGGATTCCGTGGGggcaaaataattgtttttcaaagGTGGGCCAGAATGGAACATTTAGATCTTCACTTCAACGGGGAAGCAAGGACATGCAATCCTTTTGAGTATCACTTTGTCTGGTAGATGTTACCTTTGTCTTTTATCCTCATTTCATGAGATTAGCCTGGGAATGTGTCCATGTTTTGactttagagattaaaaaaaaaaagttaccccGTGTTTCCTCTAACACCTAAATATGCATGCACAGATCACTTTCACTTCTATCAAATGTTTCTCGGCATGACCAGTGTGCAACTGACATTCACATAGCTTATAGAACCTAAGTCTTCTGAGAAACATAGCTTTCAGAGCTGAGCCTCTATAATCATGACAAGAGATTGATTAAAATGCCAAGATAAGAAACAATTTAttatagagagaagaaaaatttctcatccaaaatatagaaatctGTACAACTTTGCCACAATCAATATACATGAACTGTACAAATTTACACCAGTTCATAATTTACCAAATAAAAGATGACTAACAAAGTTCACAAAATAGATGGTGGTTTGTGGAAAAGACTTTTACCCAATTAAGTACAAGGAAAGTTACAAACCAGACCTccactttctaaaaataagaagTTTACTCAGTCTTAGAAAACTACAAGCTAGCAAATGTACAGAGAGCTGGCTGGTGCTAACACCACAGTTGAGACAGTGTCTTTTGAAGGGTCTTTTTAAAAGCCTGTTGCCATGGCAGATTCTGGTCACTTGCTACTCTCAAGGCCAAAAACACAATACAAGGTCTGACCATTTCCCCAGGTCATGCTTACTAGGTTTGTCTTAtgtacatttatacatatttaagtgCTAGGTAAAAGTCTTGTCGAAATTTCCAGTACTACCATGTTTAAAATGTCGAGCTTTCCTATTGAGCTGCCAAAAAAGTTAACAATTTTCAAGTGTAATAGTGCAAATTTCCTCTGCAAGATCTACTGCAGAGAAAGGTTCTTTGAAATACAGATTTGCCTTAAAGGGGTTGATGGGAAAAATGTTTCGGTATAACATCTGGGAGAAACTGAAACCACCCTAGGACTTCACTCCCTAGCAAATAAAGTGATCGTTTACTTGGACTCACAGGCTATTAAATCATTGAAAGGTACTGTCCAAACTATGGCactgtcactttaaaaaaaaaattttttttaccactCTATCTTGTGCCAGATCTTCACAGCTGTGACATGGTTTAAATTCCATAATCCATCCCCAAGAGGAGCCCACCCAAAGCAAAAATCAAATTTATCCATCCATTATAAGATGATCCATCCATAGACTATATCTTAACCTGATACAGTCATCATATTGTAGTTTTTGGAAGGGCTTGTTCGGCCCAAGAGAAGTTCCTCCTTACAGCTGATTCTGCTGTCTACCATTTGCACGTTGCTGCTGTTTTGAGTGCTACCTCCTGCTGGCGAGGCTTCGTACAGCACGCAGATGGAGCCATCCTCTCCGATTCGGTAGGACACTTCATAGGGGTCAACCCAGAGTGTGAGTTCACTTGGGAGCAGCCTGAACAGCTCCTGACTGCTCAGTCCAATCCGCTGCGCTGCCTGTCCAATCAGAGGATCCATTTTATGGTTGATGCGAATACAACGGTAACCTGATCCCTTGCACGGCTTTTCTGGGAACCAGTGATGTTTATAATGTTCTATAggaagacaggaggaggaggaggaggaaaagaacagagaaacaaCACTTAGATCGTTACTGTTACACATCCCGCCGCAGCCTCTTCCCGCTTCCGCCGGCTCCTCTGAGAAGTGAAAAATGTGAAGccaccaactttttaaaaaaaaaaaatgcccagcgTTGCCCTCGCGGGGCCGAGCGTGCGCGGGGCCGGCCGGCGAGCGCGCGGGCCTGGAGAGGGCacccggcggggcgcggggcgcgggacAAACCCATTCCCAGGAACCGGCCGGTCGAggcggcggggcggccccggCGGAGCCTCTACCTCCTCCGGCCCGGGAGCcgggggcccggcccggccgcgcaCAATGGGCCTGACGGCTTTGGCGGAGGCGCCGCCGGGCTGTTCACCCCGAAGGGGAGGAAAACCAGCAGCCCTAAGCCCCGCGCCGGGCAGGGCTGTAACCCGGCCGGGGACGAACCCGGTGATTAATGGGCCGCGGAGGGGGCGCGGGGAGACCCCGGGCCGGGCCGCCGAGCGCACGacgggccggggggggggggggcgccggaGCAACCCCAGCCCCGCAGCTCCTTTGTCCCGTCCGAGGGCCGCAGCTCCCGCCCGGGGGCCGTAGTTTCTTTGTTGCGCGCCCGTCCTTCTCCCCTCCGAGGGccggccgcggggcgcggggcgcggggggccgcgggggcctcGCCGGGACCCGCCGTTAGCGGCCGCCCAGCGCGCCGCGACTCCCGCCGCCCCGACGGCCCGGGCCgctcccgcccgcgcccccgcccccccgcccgcccggcgcgGCCGCCTCACCTGCCAGCAGCTCCTGCAGGCTCTGGCTGAAGGTCTGCAGCTGTCGCTCGCTCGTGAGCCCCTTGGTGCGGAGGAACTTGGAGATGAAGGACACGGCGGCGGCGATCTCGCCTATCATGGTGGCGGCCCGGGTGTAGAAGGGATGCatgggggcggcgggcggggcggcccggggcggccggggcTCGGCGGCGCGGCCCCGACGGCGGAGCGGCCACCCCGGGCTCCCTCGCGGCTCACAGGGCTGAGAGGAACagagggcgggaggggcgggcagctactttttttttctctctcctttatagtaaaaaaaaaaaaaaaaagttattttcacgACAGGAGGCGGCAGGCGAGAGGAAGAGGCGAGCGACGGCGGCCTGGTCACATCGCTCGGACTTCCCCAGCCGCCTCCGCGTCCAGCTCCGCAGCCTCCGAAGCTCCCGACAGTTGCATTTCCAGCTCGGAGGGGCGAAGAGATGCAGGCGCCGTGCGGTAGCTTTTATAGCGCCGAGAAAGGAAGTGGCGTagccgggggggggggacggCCGGCCGCAGCCAATCCGGAGATCGCACCATTGTGACGTAGCGGATTCGGAGCCGGAGGGGGCGGGCAaagggagcagggggcgggggccggggcccggcCGAGAGGGAGGGGCTGACGTAATCCGCTTGTAAACAAATAAACTcccgagcggcggcggcggcggcggcggcgggctggGCCGggacgcggggggcgggggcggggggccgagCGCGGGTGCGCGAGTGAaagccccgccccgggccgcgctCCTCCCCCCGCTGGGGCGGCTGCGGgacgcggggcgcggggccgggggcggcggggctcggCCGGTCCGCGCGCGCGGGCGCCGGAGGTGCGGACCCGGAGGAGCGGCGGCCgcccggggtcggggccgggcgCCCACGGGCtcgcggaggcggaggcggaggggAGGCGCGGAGCGAAGGCTCCGTAAAGGTCTGACtgcaaaatacagaaaagggCAGCGTCGGGCTGCGGCCGCCGTAACTTCGGGGCGCAGAGGAGAGGAGCGCGGACCTTGGGGAATCCGGCCCCGCGCCGCCGGCAGAGCCCGGCACCCCAGATCCGTGTAGACGCGGCGCCCGCAAAGTTTAAGCGGAattggggagtggggaggcagTATGATGCCTTTTACACCGTTTATACCCTAACCAAAGATTGGctgctcttcttcctcccccccccccatccagtCCAAATAACTGTGGGGCCCTTAGAGTTCTGCTGCtcattagaaaaacagaaaaaaataaatagtgaattTGGAGCTTGTCAAAGTATTAGTCGTAGGCATCTGAGTTTACTGGAAACCCTACTGGcgaaactagaaaagaaaaaaaaaaagaagaagaagaaaaaaaaaaaaaggactgttgTACTAGGGCTGAGCCTGCTAAAATGATTAAGCCCAGGAGAGGGTTAAGCCTGACTCGGTTAAGGAGGAGGGGGCAGAAAAAGGGAGATGGTGAGTCCCGGCAGATGGAGGAAGCAAACAAGAGGCAGAAGTCGGACTCCACCAGATGGAAATAAATATCCTGAGTTGAGTTGGTCATCAATATTGCAAAACACACCACttggagttgtgtgtgtgtgtctgtgtttttaaGTACTGAGCCAGCGGGTATAGAAATGAAGCAAAAGGAGGATGTTGCAAAGCGGAGGGAGAAGACATTTATTGTTTAAATGGAACACGTAAAACTGGGTTTGAAGGAACACCCTTGAGATTGTTTATTCATCCATACACAGTAATTAGTTACATGGGAACGTCCTAATTTTCTTTGGACGAATGCATCAAAAATAATGGTAAATGAAGTACCTCTGTGTCCTTCCAGGACTTTTCAGATAGAACtgtgcttaaaaataaagatcatggTCATTCATTGAGGACGTGAAACCCCTTATACTACGCAAAAAGGAGGTAGGGAAACAGAAGTAAATTTCTGGCGTGACCAGAGCCCCAGCACAAGGTCTTCTGATCTCCCTCCCAACCTCACCCGCCCTCAATCGTGTGCTCCGTTCATTTCCCTCACTTTATCAGTCATTTGAGCATGAGATGAGCAATCAAATGAAGGTTTTTCTCCTCCAAGCCTGGTCTCCAACTTGGACTGCTGATAATTCTGAGCTTCATTTGACTCTTCtgcaaaaaaaatttatgaagGTAACAAACtgctaggatttgaactcagccTCGTCCCCCAAAGTGCATCTTCTCTCCACTTATAAGTGCCTTCCCAGGCAGCGGCTGGACCCCTTCtgaaagcttttaaaatcagTTGAATAGGGTTATCAGAAAGTTAAACTCACCTCCACACTGTTCTTTATTGCATGTGTATGTTTCCTTCTTTAAATCATCCTTTTAAGAGACAAATGGATCTAAGAAATTACTCTTCTACCTGGAGAATCTAGGGAGAGCACTGGGAAAGAACTGGAAATGAATATTGGTCCTAAATGCAAGCTTTCCATAGTGCACAATGTCAATTACTGACAATTTTCAATTCTGGATATACATATGTTTAGTAATATTTTTCCAGAGGTGGTCTCATCTAAAAAAACAAGCTAGTGTATCTTGACAGCTTTTGAATTATAAAGGCACTTTCTCGTTTTGCTGTTAGGTTAAACTACAGGGCAGTGtcaactacagttgacccttgaaaaacGCAGGGATTAGGGGTAAGGAACCACAAGCAGTCAAATCCACCTAttacttttgactcccccaaaacttaaccacTCGTAGCCCATCGtggaccagaagccttaccaatagcATAAATGGTCAGTTAAggcatattttgtatattatatatgttagacactgtattcttataataaagtaacgctgagaaaagaaaatgttattaaaatcacaagagaaaatacGTTTACAATATAGTATAACATTTATCAAAAAGGCCTCCTGTCAGTAGACCCCTGCAGCTCGAACCCGTGTTGTTGAAGGGTCACCTGTCTTTACAAATCCAACTCTTGACTGTAAGAGGCAAGTTACTTGCTTCTCTGCATACTATTTTCTTCAGAAGCTTAAAGGTTATTGTGAGGACTAAGTGGAATAACTATAGAGACTAATTTAGCACTATCTCCGGCACTAAATAAGCATCCACTGGCTTATATCGTCATCAGGCAATTTGATAATATTGGATTTATTTCCCAAACCTagaaaaatttacattaaaaacaaacaaaacttaggAAGCCTATCAAAGCAAATCCAGGAAATGAACCTCGGTTTCAAAATCAGTTTGCAAGTAAAAGCACAAATGTCTTTGGAAAGAGCATTCAGGAGTTCAGAAAGCCCTTTCTATAGAGGTAACTATTGGACAACTAACTAGAATTTCAAAGGGCTGGGGATTTATTGTCCCATCCCTCAGCTCAACTGTAACTAAAACTGTTTGCTCTGGCCTACAAATCAGAGCAACCTATACACTTGTTGAGTATTGTGTTTTGCAACCAAAATgagaaagtgggaaaaaaaataaagacttacatAGGGCAGGGGAATAAACTTGTTTATTTCATAGACTAGTAAAATTTAAGGATGAACACAAggttgaaaatgttttattttgccaaagaatttttttttaatcacattacCATCTGCTATCACTATCATTTTGGGAAAAGGATGACATTTTAACATCCCCAAAGTAGGGAAGGTATCCATATTAGAATAAAGCATGGTCTTCtaattgaataattttaaagtcaCTAAATGCCACTTTTTGCATGTCATCATGGCCCTGCACTGGGGAACTCATCTAAACTATTAATCTATGAAGATGATAGCTCTAAATGAAGCTATTATGCTGTTCGTTTTATATGCTAGTCCCGCTGCCTGAGAtagcctctccctttcccctctccccagctaATTTCTGCTAGTCCTCCAAGAAGCTTTCCTGACTCTGCACTTGAGTAAATGTCTACAGTATTCTGCTTTGCTTTCCGCTGGCTCTGGGACTTAGCAAACACCCTAGATTTATTGTGTTTGCTAGTCTCTCTTTCTAGTCTGTAAATTTTTGGGAGCAGGCATCCTATGTAATTCGCTATTGTACCCCAATGCCTAATGCCCAACTCACAGGAAAGGCTCTTGAATGATGCTAAATAGACATCAAAATACAAATGAGTCCAATCAAAACCATCACTTGGGATTT
Coding sequences within it:
- the BTG1 gene encoding protein BTG1, which gives rise to MHPFYTRAATMIGEIAAAVSFISKFLRTKGLTSERQLQTFSQSLQELLAEHYKHHWFPEKPCKGSGYRCIRINHKMDPLIGQAAQRIGLSSQELFRLLPSELTLWVDPYEVSYRIGEDGSICVLYEASPAGGSTQNSSNVQMVDSRISCKEELLLGRTSPSKNYNMMTVSG